From Tiliqua scincoides isolate rTilSci1 chromosome 2, rTilSci1.hap2, whole genome shotgun sequence, the proteins below share one genomic window:
- the CSNK1A1 gene encoding casein kinase I isoform X1 — translation MASSSGSKAEFIVGGKYKLVRKIGSGSFGDIYLAINITNGEEVAVKLESQKARHPQLLYESKLYKILQGGVGIPHIRWYGQEKDYNVLVMDLLGPSLEDLFNFCSRRFTMKTVLMLADQMISRIEYVHTKNFIHRDIKPDNFLMGIGRHCNKCLESPVGKRKRSMTVSTSQDPSFSGLNQLFLIDFGLAKKYRDNRTRQHIPYREDKNLTGTARYASINAHLGIEQSRRDDMESLGYVLMYFNRTSLPWQGLKAATKKQKYEKISEKKMSTPVEVLCKGFPAEFAMYLNYCRGLRFEEAPDYMYLRQLFRILFRTLNHQYDYTFDWTMLKQKAAQQAASSSGQGQQAQTPTGKQTDKSKSNMKGF, via the exons ATGGCGAGCAGCAGCGGCTCCAAGGCCGAGTTCATCGTCGGGGGCAAATACAAGCTGGTGCGCAAGATCGGCTCCGGCTCTTTCGGGGACATCTACCTGGCCATCAACATCACCAACGGGGAG GAAGTGGCTGTGAAGTTGGAGTCACAGAAGGCCAGGCATCCCCAGCTGCTATATGAAAGTAAACTATACAAGATTCTGCAAGGGGGAGTTGGCATTCCTCACATACG GTGGTATGGTCAAGAGAAAGATTATAATGTTCTAGTCATGGATCTTCTTGGACCCAGCCTTGAGGATCTCTTCAACTTCTGTTCTCGCAGATTCACAATGAAAACAGTACTTATGTTAGCAGACCAG ATGATCAGTAGAATTGAATATGTGCATACAAAGAATTTTATACACAGAGACATTAAACCAGATAACTTCCTAATGGGTATCGGGCGTCACTGTAATAAG TGTTTAGAATCTCCAGtggggaagaggaaaagaagCATGACTGTTAGTACTTCTCAGGACCCATCTTTCTCAGGATTAAACCAG ttattcCTTATTGACTTTGGGTTGGCAAAAAAATACCGGGACAACAGGACAAGGCAACACATACCATACAGAGAAGACAAAAATCTCACTGGTACAGCCAGATATGCCAGCATCAATGCACATCTTGGCATTGAACAGAG TCGTCGTGATGATATGGAGTCGCTAGGATATGTATTGATGTACTTTAACAGAACCAGTCTGCCATGGCAAGGATTAAAG GCTGCAACAAAGAAGCAGAAATATGAAAAGATTAGTGAAAAGAAGATGTCCACTCCTGTTGAAGTTTTGTGTAAG GGATTTCCTGCAGAATTTGCAATGTATCTGAACTACTGCCGTGGTTTACGCTTTGAAGAGGCCCCTGATTACATGTATCTGAGGCAGTTATTCCGTATTCTTTTCAG gacCCTGAATCACCAATACGACTACACATTTGACTGGACAATGTTAAAGCAGAAAGCAGCACAGCAGGCAGCCTCTTCCagtgggcaggggcagcaagCCCAAACCCCCACAGGCAAGCAAACTGACAAATCCAAGAGTAACATGAAAG
- the CSNK1A1 gene encoding casein kinase I isoform X2: protein MASSSGSKAEFIVGGKYKLVRKIGSGSFGDIYLAINITNGEEVAVKLESQKARHPQLLYESKLYKILQGGVGIPHIRWYGQEKDYNVLVMDLLGPSLEDLFNFCSRRFTMKTVLMLADQMISRIEYVHTKNFIHRDIKPDNFLMGIGRHCNKCLESPVGKRKRSMTVSTSQDPSFSGLNQLFLIDFGLAKKYRDNRTRQHIPYREDKNLTGTARYASINAHLGIEQSRRDDMESLGYVLMYFNRTSLPWQGLKAATKKQKYEKISEKKMSTPVEVLCKGFPAEFAMYLNYCRGLRFEEAPDYMYLRQLFRILFRTLNHQYDYTFDWTMLKQKAAQQAASSSGQGQQAQTPTGKQTDKSKSNMKG, encoded by the exons ATGGCGAGCAGCAGCGGCTCCAAGGCCGAGTTCATCGTCGGGGGCAAATACAAGCTGGTGCGCAAGATCGGCTCCGGCTCTTTCGGGGACATCTACCTGGCCATCAACATCACCAACGGGGAG GAAGTGGCTGTGAAGTTGGAGTCACAGAAGGCCAGGCATCCCCAGCTGCTATATGAAAGTAAACTATACAAGATTCTGCAAGGGGGAGTTGGCATTCCTCACATACG GTGGTATGGTCAAGAGAAAGATTATAATGTTCTAGTCATGGATCTTCTTGGACCCAGCCTTGAGGATCTCTTCAACTTCTGTTCTCGCAGATTCACAATGAAAACAGTACTTATGTTAGCAGACCAG ATGATCAGTAGAATTGAATATGTGCATACAAAGAATTTTATACACAGAGACATTAAACCAGATAACTTCCTAATGGGTATCGGGCGTCACTGTAATAAG TGTTTAGAATCTCCAGtggggaagaggaaaagaagCATGACTGTTAGTACTTCTCAGGACCCATCTTTCTCAGGATTAAACCAG ttattcCTTATTGACTTTGGGTTGGCAAAAAAATACCGGGACAACAGGACAAGGCAACACATACCATACAGAGAAGACAAAAATCTCACTGGTACAGCCAGATATGCCAGCATCAATGCACATCTTGGCATTGAACAGAG TCGTCGTGATGATATGGAGTCGCTAGGATATGTATTGATGTACTTTAACAGAACCAGTCTGCCATGGCAAGGATTAAAG GCTGCAACAAAGAAGCAGAAATATGAAAAGATTAGTGAAAAGAAGATGTCCACTCCTGTTGAAGTTTTGTGTAAG GGATTTCCTGCAGAATTTGCAATGTATCTGAACTACTGCCGTGGTTTACGCTTTGAAGAGGCCCCTGATTACATGTATCTGAGGCAGTTATTCCGTATTCTTTTCAG gacCCTGAATCACCAATACGACTACACATTTGACTGGACAATGTTAAAGCAGAAAGCAGCACAGCAGGCAGCCTCTTCCagtgggcaggggcagcaagCCCAAACCCCCACAGGCAAGCAAACTGACAAATCCAAGAGTAACATGAAAGGTTAG
- the CSNK1A1 gene encoding casein kinase I isoform X3 has product MASSSGSKAEFIVGGKYKLVRKIGSGSFGDIYLAINITNGEEVAVKLESQKARHPQLLYESKLYKILQGGVGIPHIRWYGQEKDYNVLVMDLLGPSLEDLFNFCSRRFTMKTVLMLADQMISRIEYVHTKNFIHRDIKPDNFLMGIGRHCNKCLESPVGKRKRSMTVSTSQDPSFSGLNQLFLIDFGLAKKYRDNRTRQHIPYREDKNLTGTARYASINAHLGIEQSRRDDMESLGYVLMYFNRTSLPWQGLKAATKKQKYEKISEKKMSTPVEVLCKGFPAEFAMYLNYCRGLRFEEAPDYMYLRQLFRILFRTLNHQYDYTFDWTMLKQKAAQQAASSSGQGQQAQTPTGF; this is encoded by the exons ATGGCGAGCAGCAGCGGCTCCAAGGCCGAGTTCATCGTCGGGGGCAAATACAAGCTGGTGCGCAAGATCGGCTCCGGCTCTTTCGGGGACATCTACCTGGCCATCAACATCACCAACGGGGAG GAAGTGGCTGTGAAGTTGGAGTCACAGAAGGCCAGGCATCCCCAGCTGCTATATGAAAGTAAACTATACAAGATTCTGCAAGGGGGAGTTGGCATTCCTCACATACG GTGGTATGGTCAAGAGAAAGATTATAATGTTCTAGTCATGGATCTTCTTGGACCCAGCCTTGAGGATCTCTTCAACTTCTGTTCTCGCAGATTCACAATGAAAACAGTACTTATGTTAGCAGACCAG ATGATCAGTAGAATTGAATATGTGCATACAAAGAATTTTATACACAGAGACATTAAACCAGATAACTTCCTAATGGGTATCGGGCGTCACTGTAATAAG TGTTTAGAATCTCCAGtggggaagaggaaaagaagCATGACTGTTAGTACTTCTCAGGACCCATCTTTCTCAGGATTAAACCAG ttattcCTTATTGACTTTGGGTTGGCAAAAAAATACCGGGACAACAGGACAAGGCAACACATACCATACAGAGAAGACAAAAATCTCACTGGTACAGCCAGATATGCCAGCATCAATGCACATCTTGGCATTGAACAGAG TCGTCGTGATGATATGGAGTCGCTAGGATATGTATTGATGTACTTTAACAGAACCAGTCTGCCATGGCAAGGATTAAAG GCTGCAACAAAGAAGCAGAAATATGAAAAGATTAGTGAAAAGAAGATGTCCACTCCTGTTGAAGTTTTGTGTAAG GGATTTCCTGCAGAATTTGCAATGTATCTGAACTACTGCCGTGGTTTACGCTTTGAAGAGGCCCCTGATTACATGTATCTGAGGCAGTTATTCCGTATTCTTTTCAG gacCCTGAATCACCAATACGACTACACATTTGACTGGACAATGTTAAAGCAGAAAGCAGCACAGCAGGCAGCCTCTTCCagtgggcaggggcagcaagCCCAAACCCCCACAG
- the CSNK1A1 gene encoding casein kinase I isoform X4, with protein MASSSGSKAEFIVGGKYKLVRKIGSGSFGDIYLAINITNGEEVAVKLESQKARHPQLLYESKLYKILQGGVGIPHIRWYGQEKDYNVLVMDLLGPSLEDLFNFCSRRFTMKTVLMLADQMISRIEYVHTKNFIHRDIKPDNFLMGIGRHCNKLFLIDFGLAKKYRDNRTRQHIPYREDKNLTGTARYASINAHLGIEQSRRDDMESLGYVLMYFNRTSLPWQGLKAATKKQKYEKISEKKMSTPVEVLCKGFPAEFAMYLNYCRGLRFEEAPDYMYLRQLFRILFRTLNHQYDYTFDWTMLKQKAAQQAASSSGQGQQAQTPTGKQTDKSKSNMKGF; from the exons ATGGCGAGCAGCAGCGGCTCCAAGGCCGAGTTCATCGTCGGGGGCAAATACAAGCTGGTGCGCAAGATCGGCTCCGGCTCTTTCGGGGACATCTACCTGGCCATCAACATCACCAACGGGGAG GAAGTGGCTGTGAAGTTGGAGTCACAGAAGGCCAGGCATCCCCAGCTGCTATATGAAAGTAAACTATACAAGATTCTGCAAGGGGGAGTTGGCATTCCTCACATACG GTGGTATGGTCAAGAGAAAGATTATAATGTTCTAGTCATGGATCTTCTTGGACCCAGCCTTGAGGATCTCTTCAACTTCTGTTCTCGCAGATTCACAATGAAAACAGTACTTATGTTAGCAGACCAG ATGATCAGTAGAATTGAATATGTGCATACAAAGAATTTTATACACAGAGACATTAAACCAGATAACTTCCTAATGGGTATCGGGCGTCACTGTAATAAG ttattcCTTATTGACTTTGGGTTGGCAAAAAAATACCGGGACAACAGGACAAGGCAACACATACCATACAGAGAAGACAAAAATCTCACTGGTACAGCCAGATATGCCAGCATCAATGCACATCTTGGCATTGAACAGAG TCGTCGTGATGATATGGAGTCGCTAGGATATGTATTGATGTACTTTAACAGAACCAGTCTGCCATGGCAAGGATTAAAG GCTGCAACAAAGAAGCAGAAATATGAAAAGATTAGTGAAAAGAAGATGTCCACTCCTGTTGAAGTTTTGTGTAAG GGATTTCCTGCAGAATTTGCAATGTATCTGAACTACTGCCGTGGTTTACGCTTTGAAGAGGCCCCTGATTACATGTATCTGAGGCAGTTATTCCGTATTCTTTTCAG gacCCTGAATCACCAATACGACTACACATTTGACTGGACAATGTTAAAGCAGAAAGCAGCACAGCAGGCAGCCTCTTCCagtgggcaggggcagcaagCCCAAACCCCCACAGGCAAGCAAACTGACAAATCCAAGAGTAACATGAAAG